One window of the Pieris rapae chromosome 13, ilPieRapa1.1, whole genome shotgun sequence genome contains the following:
- the LOC111004255 gene encoding hemocyte protein-glutamine gamma-glutamyltransferase, with amino-acid sequence MEPLQVDVVHFYPRENAQPHNTVKFEAVNDENPTSTIVRRGQPFNGVIRFTRPYDENDDLIQFVFTLGDKPLQDTMGSMFLKRDAVPDKHTWSAKLLDVQENTLSFEISTPVTLPVGSWALRVVTRMKSAPVREIYDFDQDLYILFNPWIPDDQTFMEDTALLQEYVLNDVGKVWVGPIKTTRGKPWLYGQFDAVVLPACMFMLDRAEMPFHQRGDPVKVARVISRIVNSNDDAGVLVGRWDGQYEDGTAPSEWTGSVDILAQYLETQQEVPYGQCWVFAGVVTTVCRALGIPSRVVSNLVSAHDANSSLTVDKYYTETMEELDYDPNNPQGADSIWNYHVWNDVWMARPDLPPGYGGWQAVDATPQETSSGMYQCGPAPLEAIKQGVIGVAHDVEFMLASVNADLMRWRRDPDAESGFSMVDTNNYHIGRMVLTKKPYVFDPLGDADRQDITGEYKHREGTASERLALMNGVRYSERAKRYYAVAASLSNDIIFKLRDIDTVTIGKPFRVTIDIENTSETEGRNIKAALTASSVYYNGVKSDVVKKVEGKLFVGPGKNEQVSILVQAEDYLPKLVEYCNMKISAMAIVDETKQSWADDDDFQILKPNISIKFNEDLIINQPTTIVLSFVNPLDRPLTGGEFRLTSSGIAGRTFRVNAADVQPKETLTTELPVQPNKLGKINFVATFKSTELKDINGAATAEVYEG; translated from the exons GTGACAAACCTCTTCAAGACACGATGGGCTCCATGTTCTTGAAACGTGACGCTGTTCCAGACAAACACACATGGAGCGCCAAGTTACTGGATGTTCAGGAAAACACTCTATCTTTTGAG ATATCAACACCAGTGACATTACCAGTTGGTTCCTGGGCATTACGAGTTGTCACTAGAATGAAGAGCGCACCCGTTCGGGAGATTTATGACTTTGACCAGGACCTATACATACTTTTCAACCCATGGATACCag ATGACCAAACTTTTATGGAAGACACCGCTCTTCTTCAGGAGTATGTTTTAAATGACGTAGGCAAAGTGTGGGTTGGTCCCATTAAAACCACACGTGGTAAGCCGTGGTTATACGGCCAATTTGATGCTGTGGTTTTGCCGGCATGTATGTTTATGCTTGACAGAGCCGAGATGCCATTCCACca ACGCGGCGATCCAGTTAAAGTGGCTCGAGTTATATCCCGTATTGTTAACTCGAACGATGATGCTGGAGTTCTTGTGGGGCGATGGGATGGACAGTATGAAGATGGAACAGCTCCATCCGAGTGGACTGGCTCTGTTGATATATTGGCGCAGTACTTGGAAACTCAGCAAGAAGTTCCGTATGGACAATGCTGGGTGTTTGCTGGCGTTGTTACCACAG TATGCCGTGCCCTTGGAATCCCGTCCCGTGTGGTCTCCAACTTGGTGTCAGCTCACGACGCAAACAGCTCCCTTACTGTAGACAAGTACTACACGGAGACCATGGAAGAGCTGGACTATGACCCCAACAACCCACAAGGGGCGGATTCCATCTGGAACTACCATGTATGGAACGACGTATGGATGGCGAGACCTGATCTGCCTCCAG GTTACGGCGGCTGGCAAGCCGTAGATGCCACTCCACAAGAGACTTCTTCTGGCATGTACCAGTGCGGACCAGCACCTTTGGAAGCTATCAAGCAAGGAGTCATCGGTGTGGCCCATGATGTCGAGTTTATGCTTGCTTCAGTCAATGCTGACCTGATGCGGTGGAGACGAGACCCAGACGCGGAAAGCGGCTTCTCAATGGTCGACACAAATAACTATCA cATTGGTCGAATGGTTTTAACAAAGAAGCCTTACGTGTTCGACCCTCTTGGTGATGCTGATAGACAAGACATCACAGGGGAATACAAACATAGAGAAGGCACGGCCAGCGAGCGATTGGCGCTTATGAATGGAGTAAGATACTCTGAGAGGGCTAAGAG GTACTATGCTGTGGCAGCAAGTCTCTCCAATGACATCATCTTTAAACTGAGAGACATAGATACAGTGACCATCGGAAAACCTTTCAGAGTTACAATTGATATTGAAAACACTTCTGAAACTGAG ggTCGTAATATTAAGGCTGCGCTAACAGCAAGCAGTGTGTACTATAACGGTGTCAAGTCTGATGTAGTCAAGAAGGTCGAAGGAAAGCTTTTCGTTGGACCTGGCAAAA acgAGCAAGTAAGCATATTGGTCCAGGCAGAGGATTATTTGCCGAAATTGGTTGAATACTGTAACATGAAGATATCAGCAATGGCCATCGTAGACGAGACCAAACAGTCCTGGGCTGATGATGACGACTTCCAAATCCTCAAACCCAATATCAGcataaaa ttcaaCGAAGACCTTATTATCAACCAGCCCACAACGATAGTGctgtcatttgtcaatccCCTGGACCGACCTCTAACGGGTGGTGAGTTCCGTTTGACGTCATCAGGCATCGCAGGTCGGACCTTCAGAGTCAACGCAGCTGACGTTCAACCAAAAGAAACACTGACAACCGAATTGCCTGTACAACCTAAC aaaCTTGGCAAGATAAACTTCGTCGCCACATTCAAATCAACAGAGCTTAAGGACATCAATGGAGCGGCAACAGCGGAGGTGTATGAAGGAtga